One stretch of Solirubrobacterales bacterium DNA includes these proteins:
- a CDS encoding cupin domain-containing protein gives MLVRRFSDAAVTEWHQLRPHILMDAGELGARTMSVNWLEVPAGASEELRSHEEAEQVYVVVHGSGSMSATGDTQRLDVGDLVLIPPATDHGVANDGTEMLALVSVQSPAVSADELYSRRLAAQAANYDDYEDDDQ, from the coding sequence ATGCTTGTCAGGCGGTTCTCGGACGCGGCCGTCACCGAATGGCACCAGCTCCGGCCCCACATCCTCATGGACGCGGGCGAGCTCGGCGCGCGAACCATGTCGGTCAACTGGCTGGAGGTCCCGGCGGGCGCCTCGGAGGAGCTTCGCTCTCACGAGGAGGCCGAGCAGGTCTACGTCGTGGTCCACGGCAGCGGCTCGATGTCAGCGACCGGCGACACGCAGCGACTCGACGTCGGCGACCTGGTCCTGATCCCACCCGCGACTGATCATGGCGTCGCCAACGACGGGACCGAGATGCTGGCGTTGGTCTCGGTGCAATCACCGGCCGTCTCTGCCGACGAGCTGTACAGCCGCCGCCTCGCGGCGCAGGCCGCCAACTACGACGACTACGAAGAC